From Engraulis encrasicolus isolate BLACKSEA-1 unplaced genomic scaffold, IST_EnEncr_1.0 scaffold_33_np1212, whole genome shotgun sequence, one genomic window encodes:
- the LOC134443521 gene encoding complement C1q-like protein 2: protein MRAAISLLVLLLSMCGVQTDVSTELKELRDMLVALEAENKAVKERLTVSEGKVEALETEIRAAPKVAFSTALKEIGLGYIESGNTDLNLVFKKVITNVGEGYSSWTGIFTAPVKGVYYFRFTVMDLLFSRDTYIKMYKNGQQLMELYEEDIDGHPTYLSSGLALQLEKGDTVNLVLPAGNKVYDNSDNNHCTFSGFLLFPL from the exons atgagggctgccatctcactgctggtgctgctgctctccatgtgtggagtccagacagacgtctctactgagctgaaggaactcagagacatgcTG GTGGCTCTGGAGGCTGAAAATAAAGCCGTGAAAGAAAGGCTGACAGTCAGTGAGGGTAAAGTGGAGGCTCTGGAGACAGAGATCAgagcagcacccaaggtggccttctcaaCAGCTCTGAAGGAAATTGGACTTGGATACATAGAGTCTGGGAACACTGACCTGAACTTGGTGTTCAAGAAAGTCATCACCAATGTAGGAGAGGGCTACAGCAGCTGGACGGGcatcttcacagctccagtcaagggggtctactacttcaggttcactgttatggATCTTCTGTTCTCACGCGACACGTATATCAAGATGTATAAGAATGGACAGCAGCTCATGGAATTGTATGAGGAAGACATTGATGGACATCCCAcctatctgtccagtggcctggctctgcagctggagaagggagacacAGTTAACCTGGTGCTGCCAGCAGGCAACAAGGTCTATGATAATAGTGACAATAACCactgcaccttcagtggcttcctgctcttccctctctga